One stretch of Tribolium castaneum strain GA2 chromosome 5, icTriCast1.1, whole genome shotgun sequence DNA includes these proteins:
- the LOC660532 gene encoding uncharacterized protein LOC660532, producing MLTKSFYVLVFLAVANADLLPHPVLETTVTGESGSIREQRGLPFVPFPPFPPVGHRFILHGYPEPVPLPLFPVTSVVPETPVVEAKTVEESKDSVTVETPEVKKVATPVVVLPEHPIHSVYRYPYPYYGINGYYRYF from the exons ATGCTTACT AAATCTTTTTACGTTTTGGTTTTCTTGGCCGTTGCCAATGCTGATCTTTTACCACACCCTGTACTTGAAACCACCGTTACCGGTGAATCTGGTAGCATCAGGGAACAAAGAGGTTTACCTTTTGTGCCTTTCCCCCCATTTCCACCTGTAGGACACAGGTTCATTTTACATGGATATCCCGAACCTGTTCCTCTACCATTATTTCCGGTCACTTCAGTTGTGCCTGAAACGCCCGTTGTTGAAGCGAAAACAGTCGAGGAATCGAAAGATTCTGTAACTGTTGAAACACCAGAAGTTAAGAAAGTTGCAACACCTGTTGTGGTTCTCCCGGAACATCCAATTCATTCCGTGTATAGATACCCGTACCCTTACTATGGAATTAACGGATACTACAgatatttctaa